The DNA segment AGGAGAGACCGTACCGCCGGAACCGCTTTCAGTCAGATAAATATAATTATTGCTGTCCGGATCATCAGACAGTCTGTCCAATGCCAATTGAGTGGGATGCCCGTAATTGTTGGTTCCCACCGAGATCACCGAAACCACGGGATCCAATGTGGACACCCAGTAAGGATTGCTGCTGTACTGCGATCCGTGATGGTTGACATGCAGCGCCGAAACCCCGCCCAGATCCGGAGCTAATATTGACTCCATATCCTTATACCTTCCGGAATTATACCCGCCAAGATCTCCGGAGATTATCATTTTGAAAGCTCCATATTGTATAAAAAGGCCGACCCCGAAATCATTCTCATCCGATGGCGTGATGTTATCGCCATAGGTTTGGCCATTGACCGCCACGCATTCAACGGCAACGCCATAACCGAGGTCTATGATCTGATTCAGAGTTATGGTTTTTCTTTTAGCGCCTAAAATGGCGGCGTAATCGGTAAAGGAGGCGGAGGAATAAGCCCCTCCCCGGTCATATCCGTTGACTAAAACGGAATCAATGCCGCCCAGGCTGTCTATCACCTCATCCATCCCCCCGATGTGATCTTCCTGATAATGACTGGCCACGGTATAATCCAAATGACGGGTAGTTAGCGAGTCCCTTAGGAAGGGCCAGACCTTATCGTAACCTTTTCCCGTTTTGCCGGCATCAAACAGTAAAATTTTCCCCGAGGGCGATTTAATAACCGCAGCATTACCCTGCCCGACGTCCAGGCAAATGATCTTCAAGGGAATGGCGGCCGGATCGGGTTGGGTGATAAACCGGAACGGATTTGATTTTGGGCCGGAGACCAAATCGTTGCCTAAAAGGTCCTGGGCGGCGGTCACCTGGAACTTATAGGCGGTAACATAGCTGAAATCGTTATGGGTCAGGGTAACGATATCGCCGGTTCTGTTCCAGACTGTATTCCAGCCGCTGGCGCCGGTGGAACAAGTGTAAGCGAAGCTGGTTTGGTTGATGGGTTTATTGAAACCTATCCTGACCGGGGCGTTTAACGGAACATTGGATGCCTTATTGGCCGGAGAAGTATATACCATGCAGGGAATATCGGGCAGGATGTCGATATTGACGGTATCTCCGGCTGAGATAACCCAGGCCGGGGCGCTTTTCACATAGAAATTCACCGGGTTGTCGGACAGATCCCTGACCTTTAAAGAATCAATGTTGCCAACGGGAACAGTAAGCATGAAATATCCGGGATCTCCGGAGTCATAACCTTCAATCACATAATTATTTTCGCTAAGGTAGGAGCCGACTATGGTATCCGCCCGGTAGGCCAGAACCACATAGTTGGAAAGCGGCGAGGCGTAGGACGGATCGCCGTAAATATGCCCCTCCAACCACCCGCCCTGGGCGGCCATGTCCATTACCATCGCAATCTGGCGGGGGGAATCACGGTTAATTCCGCTATTGGTACTATCGTTAACCAGACGCTGAACCCTGGCCATTAGATACTGGGATTGCGGAGTGGTATCGCATTTTGAGATGAACCATACCTTGGTGGTCTCCCCCGAATCGGCCGTAGTGATATGTTTGGAGTCATAATAGGCGGAATTATCTTTCCCCCAGGTATTTTGACAGGCCGTCTTCCAGGCCAGGCTGTCCTGCCAGTGAAAATGATTGTTCCCGGCCAATGCGCTGGAGTTTCCGATCCGACATCTCCCGACAAATCTCTCACCGGTGGTATCGGGAATAATTCCCACCAATATCACAAAAGGATTGCCGCTGGCGGCGGCAGCTTGCCCGGAAATATAGCCGGGATATTTAAGGATAACGGGGTAATCAGCAGCAACAGACTGCCGGGCGAATAACGCAGTCAAACATGCTATTATAAGAAATAGCCTTTTCATATTCCTTTCAATAAAACCAAAATATCTCAACTGGAGGTGTGTAGTTTTATTGCACAGTTAGAAGTTAATTCCAGAATGAAGCTGTATTGATATTGTAACATATTGGTATATTAAGCTAAATGATTATCCCCTTCGTTCAGGATGGAATAAAACGTAAGATAAATAGGACGCAACTACACGCAGATTCAGGATTTTCTTGAATTTATCAATAAAATCTGATAATCAGCGTCCCAATATGTTCTTTTCCTTTTTCCTGAATAGATGGGATAATCATCAAGTGCCATTTACGATTTTCAGGCCGCTAAAATTGAGAAACTACTTCATCTTC comes from the candidate division TA06 bacterium genome and includes:
- a CDS encoding Ig-like domain-containing protein, producing the protein MTALFARQSVAADYPVILKYPGYISGQAAAASGNPFVILVGIIPDTTGERFVGRCRIGNSSALAGNNHFHWQDSLAWKTACQNTWGKDNSAYYDSKHITTADSGETTKVWFISKCDTTPQSQYLMARVQRLVNDSTNSGINRDSPRQIAMVMDMAAQGGWLEGHIYGDPSYASPLSNYVVLAYRADTIVGSYLSENNYVIEGYDSGDPGYFMLTVPVGNIDSLKVRDLSDNPVNFYVKSAPAWVISAGDTVNIDILPDIPCMVYTSPANKASNVPLNAPVRIGFNKPINQTSFAYTCSTGASGWNTVWNRTGDIVTLTHNDFSYVTAYKFQVTAAQDLLGNDLVSGPKSNPFRFITQPDPAAIPLKIICLDVGQGNAAVIKSPSGKILLFDAGKTGKGYDKVWPFLRDSLTTRHLDYTVASHYQEDHIGGMDEVIDSLGGIDSVLVNGYDRGGAYSSASFTDYAAILGAKRKTITLNQIIDLGYGVAVECVAVNGQTYGDNITPSDENDFGVGLFIQYGAFKMIISGDLGGYNSGRYKDMESILAPDLGGVSALHVNHHGSQYSSNPYWVSTLDPVVSVISVGTNNYGHPTQLALDRLSDDPDSNNYIYLTESGSGGTVSPGRGEVVNGNIWIEVKSSYFTVNGDIYYFTKRGVPAFFRMAQNYPNPFKHLTTIKYQILNPGQVSLKVYNIIGQEVKILVDKTQEAGFYDASWDGRDSQGHLVAAGIYYYRLSVGQSSSCRKLVFIR